CGAGACAGGAGGCTTGATGTCCTTCTCCGGACCTTCAGGAATGATGCCGTAATCAATAAGGGAGCGTAAGAAAAGGCAGTTAATAAGAGCCGACACTCCCTGAGCTGGGATTGAAGTTGGCTGTTTGCACTCAGGACAAATAATAAAACCCGTCTTCGGATCCTGGTGTTCTACAAGTTTgtgaagacattttaagcagaCGATGTGCTGACAGTCCAAGATTTTCGGATCCTTGAACCGACTCAGgcagattgggcattcgatgtgtacatTCCTAATCTTGCAAGCGTCCTCAGCGAATGGTGCAGCTTCGGCCATCTTGACGAGAATGAGCTGTCCAGTTTACCTGAAGTAAATGagtgtaaagacactggacactataggtaattgtcaaagacgagcctttacagttggtgtatctcaatgcataaaataacaaacctgtgaaaatttgagctcaatcggtcatcgaagttgcgagataataatggaagaaaaaacactcttgtcacacaaagttgtgtgctttcagatgcttgatttcgagacctcaagttctaaatttgaggtctcgaaatcaaactcgtggaaattacttctttctcgacaactacattacttcagaggaagccgttactcacaatgttatatactatcaacctctccccattactcgttaccaagcaggttttatgctgataatttttttgagtataattaccaatagtgtccactgcctttaaaggcacaattaataacccacactccgatgacttatgcaatggacactattggtacttacttaaaataataatgTCAGCATAAAAGTtaacttgttaacgagcaatggagagctgtgtaagtatcaaacattgtgagaaacggctccctctgaagaaaacgtagtttttgagaaagaggtaatgtaTCACTAACTGATAAAATACTCCAGCCTTTTATTATCTATATAtgaaatcacacaaagttgtgcaacaagggtttttccttcattattttcttgcaacttcgatgatcaattgagccaaccttttcacaggtttgatgttttatgcacatgtagggatacaccaagtgcgagtACTGTCTTTGACCCAAAGgtatccagtacctttaaccaCAACAACTTGAATTCGattcgatgctctaaaccactcgaaCATGACAACCCTACTTTATAGTTGACTGACTCATTGCAGGTCAAACGAATCAGAAATTTGTAACTGCATGTTTATTTGACCCACATTTTTGTGTTGACTTGAAAACTGGTCCCACTATCACTAGGGCTTGGCCCacattaagttttgttttttagagtGCTGGTAGATGTTAGCATTAATGAAGTACTCTCCCTTAACAAAcacgaaacaaaacaaatttctaaAACATCAAATTACCCAAATCTGTCGCACATTGTCGTATCGGTTTCGATACAAGAGCGTCTGCTGTTCCcaattaaagtcactggacactattggtcattgtcaaagaccagtcttcccacttggtgtatctcaacaaatgcataaaataacaaacatgtaaaaatttgtcacacgaagttgtctgctttcagatgcttaatttcgggacctcaaaatctagttctgaggtctcgaaatcgaattcgtggaaaattacttctttctcgaaaactatggcacttcagagggagccgtttctcacaatgttttatactactaaataccaacagctctccattgcttgttaccaagtaagtttttatgctagaaattatgttgagtagttaccaatagtgtctactgcctttaaagacagtggacactattggtaattgtcaaagactagccttcacagttggtgtatctccacatatgcataaaataacaaacatgtgaaaatttgagctcaatcggtcatcgaagttgcgagataataatgaaagaaaaatagcccttgtcacacgaagttgtctgtGTTTAGATGGtgtatttcgagacctcaagttctaaacttgaggtctcgaaatcaaattcgtggaaaattacttctttctcaaaaactatggcacttcagagggagccgtttctcacaatgttttataccaccaacctctccccattacgtcaccaagaaaggttttatgccaataaatattttgagtaattaccaatagtgtccactgcctttaaaatacttATTTCCCGCAAACCAGTTTCATAATAGTAtcagttgttataaaatgtcCCACCCATCAATCTTTACGTTATTATATCTTGTCCGTCATGTCAACATAAGACCCTTGTACAAGTTGACGTCTTACCTGAAGATGTAGATGTGACTTATCTTCACTCACTGCGTACAGTTAGTTGATATTCTTCGCAGAACTTGTGAAAGTGGCTGATGGCCGGCCGGCAACAATGATGGATTCTTAactacaaatttaaaaattcctCAAATAAAGTGGAGCTCTTTGCAAACCCTACTTCTGCATGCGAATGTTCAGCGAAAATAATTATGATATTGTCTGGCCATACACGCAAATGCAATGGTATTTTTAACACAACTGGAAAAACCAAAACCCTATTAATAATGCGAGATAAGAAACAAGGGACTTTACATTGTAATGTGGCCTAGTGCAGACTTTGCGAAGGTACGTGCAGTATATAGTCCTTTATTTCAATGAAAATTCGCAGATATGTTTTGTGAAACTTGATCTTCCAACTTTAAAAACAACGTTCCTCACGCTTATTGTGCGGCTAGATTTCACTTACCACTCCGAATTTAACAAGGAACGAATGTTAAACAAACAGAAATAGGTGGATCTTACGGAACACCGTACCTCACGACTGTGGCCTCCTTCTACCCCCATCACTACGTCATCAACGATGCACGATCATGAGATCCCCAAACATGGACATGTTTTTGGAACCAGCATTGTTGTTATTCAAATCAAGCTGCCAATGTACACAATAATCATGTTGACTGAAAGATAACAACTAGTTAATGTTTGATTTTTACGGTATGTGATTTGTAAGTCAAGTACaagtttaaataaacaaatgcaaTCACAGGGAGCCACTATTATGCTGAACTTTTGTTTCTATAAACTCGCATTGAATCTAGAGTTATGAAAGCAGCATCAGAACAATGCCttgtttatttaacaaaaatctgtattatttttgtcaaataaaCGAAATTATAAAAAGATTTATTTGGCGTGGAAGTGtcgagcaccgaattcaaactctggtgtttttgatcagagagtgtgggttcgaatcccaagccgtgacacttgtgtcaaagacataaccattgcttcgtccttcagatgggacgtaaagccgttggtgttgtgtaacgcatgtaaaagaacccagtgcacttatcgaccagagaaggggttcgccccggtgttcctggttgtggttgcttaatgcgccgtagtaccttgtaaacccttataaggtgctacataattgggtctcagaattcatcactgcaataacctatctttctgaaagtttgtatatactcagcgccttgagtaccttatttggtagatacgtgcgctatataagacttcgatattatttgtattattattaatgagaCTTGTTTGCACCAAAACATTTCAAACCAAAATTCACCTTATCATTCAGCTAGTTGTATTTccatctttataaaaaaaattgtccctGGACCAAATTTAGCTCTGATTGTTTATATCCATGAATATAAAGcaaaaatttataataattataataattcacATATAGGTTAGAAATAACCGACAGTGTTGGAATTTTCAACTCTAGTTTGAAATTCTAAAAAGTCAGGGTATTTATGGCGCGGTTCAGTCAGATTGCGATCCCTGGTGTAGCACATCAACGACTCATGATAACAAGAATCCATTCATCATGACTCCAATGGGATAATTTGCTGGGAAAAGCCgaactatttttaataattacttAAAATTATGAATTAAAAACCCTATAAacttctttattattattattattctgtttCCCTGCAACTTCGCTGACCAataattgagcctaaattttcacagtttgtaaGTTTATGCACGGGATACACCATGGGGATACTGGGCTTTAACAATTAACAATCCTTGACAAAGGAATGTGCTTTAAAATAACTaatttttcctttaaaaaaaaacattattattatacgTAAACAGCTGAAAGCGCTGATAATAATTAtacaccgccccccccccccttcagccCGCCCCTTCCACCTGTGTGAGCAAGTTCTCTCTTTTCGAACGCGAGGTGGCGCAAACGATGTGAAAACCGAAATCTCAACCTTTTCTACCAAGCATCAACCTCACGTTCATCACACGCCTAAATCAACGCTAATGGGAATAACGAGGTTGAAAGTTTACTTCCAGGACCGGACCGCACGCTGTTTAATGAAGATCTGTTTTCTCATTTCTCCGACACTGTTTGAAGGGAATTTTCACCGGTTATGGCGGACAAACTCCCCTTAAAGCTCCACAAAACACTCGAGTGCAAACAAGGGGCAGTTCGGAGTGTTTCCTTCAACGCAGACGGTAACTACTGCACCTCTTGCGGCAGTGACAAGTCACTCAAGTTATGGAACCCTCACCGTAACTTGCTGCTCAAAACGTACTCGGGCCACGGGTACGAAGTGCTCGATTCACGGGCGTCTTTGGACAATTCGCAGCTGGTGTCGTGTGGAGCGGACAATACTGTGATTCTGTGGGATGTTGCATCTGGGCAGATTCTACGAAAGTTCCGGGGCCATGCTGGGAAAGTGAACTGTGTGTGTTTTAACGAGGAAGCGTCCGTTATTTTATCaggtataaataataatataaataagtATAAATAAGTATAAATAAGGCTCCCGGGAGCCTTATTTTTtgtatagtttctagaagtacaccCCATCATACGGGGGATCTACACGTACGTATCTCGAGCTCAATCAATGATTCAATCTCATTCTCATGTCAAATGTTAAATAATGAATGACTAGTTGACTAGCTTAGATTTAGAACCAATAATTATTAGATCTTAGTATAGTACGAAAGTAAAAGAAGTAATAATGAAGTACATTTAATTTATATAAAATtaaggaaaagtttctgtatggcgccatcactttttcattcgataggGCCTATAATATATAATTTACTTACCTCAATTGATTGATGAGTGAGATATCCCTTTATTTGTAAACATGAGTGGAAAAGTTGTGGcgtgacactgacagttatcaaaattaaaataaagtaaaaaaccAGGTTGCTGATATTGCGTTATCGTGAACAATGGGGGGCAGAACGTTGTGCTTGTCATTGTCAGTGGCAGATCTAGGTTTAGTAAAAGAACTATCAATATCAAGTCGTAGTTCCGCTAGCGTCTCCATGTTCCTCTTGTTTCCACGTTCCGCTATCATCCATGTCATCTCCAGGTTCCGAAATGAACCTTAAACTTTTATAGGATACTTTTAGAAACATTTACATGGTTATGATGGTAGGTCAAGTGAGGGATATGCGGGCCTACACTTTGTGATAACTGAAAAAGTGGGTGTGTAATATTTTAGTACAGTAGACTAGTGGGCTGAAATGCAGCATTGATAAATGAGATATcaataacaaattaatttcCAACAGAGAACAATTTATGCATGAATCTTTCTTTAGATTGGCGTGACGTGTTGGTGTCCGTTTGCCAAGGCCTGCATTTGCCAACTCTGCGGCAAGAGAAGCGGTTAGTACATGTATGCGCTGTCACCAAACAATGTGGATGTACCTACATGAAAATACTCTGATCAGTGTGAAAGGTTAAACACATGGCCATGGAAAATTGAAAATACAGAGCTCTGATTAAGATTTGTGTATCTGCTGTCAATTTCCTTTGGAACTAAGAAAAAATTACTAGAGcatgatttgaaccaacgacctccggttacTGTTTCAAAGCTAGCCTATGTTGggggtgtccctattttgtcaatttatttgtttgatttgagGTACCGTTCAGAAGCCAATCAACCATTAACTGCTGTGCAGCCAGGGATCGCACCCAAGTTAACCATGCGACCTGGGAAGTGGTACCCAGGGGATGTGACTTTTCATTTCGGATATCAAATTATCAGTttattacagttttttttttccttcaaagtaAGTTGCACGTCTGCAAATATTACACCAAACGGTACAGCATCAATTGATTTAGAAGGTGCAAGAAAAactaataattttttatttatttgcattTTACATAGGTTCAATTGATTCAACCGTAAGGATATGGGACTGCCGCTCTCGGAAGATGGACCCAATTCAGATAATGGATGAGGCCAAAGATAGCATTTCCTCGATCACCGTTTCCGACTTTGAGATATTGACAGGTTCGGTCGATGGCTACATTAGGAGGTATGACATGCGAAACGGGATGTTGCATGCCGACTGTATTGGGCGTAAGTATTACATGTtaggtgtcatggccgagtggttaagagcattgaattcaagttcctACGTACTTGAATTCAATGGTCTTTCCACTTCGTGGTTTtgtcggagtgtgggttcgagtcccggtcgtgacacttattattattgttaagtaTTATATACAGGGTAGCCTTGAGCGAGAAACATTATAGTaat
The sequence above is a segment of the Asterias amurensis chromosome 12, ASM3211899v1 genome. Coding sequences within it:
- the LOC139945044 gene encoding WD repeat domain-containing protein 83-like; the encoded protein is MADKLPLKLHKTLECKQGAVRSVSFNADGNYCTSCGSDKSLKLWNPHRNLLLKTYSGHGYEVLDSRASLDNSQLVSCGADNTVILWDVASGQILRKFRGHAGKVNCVCFNEEASVILSGSIDSTVRIWDCRSRKMDPIQIMDEAKDSISSITVSDFEILTGSVDGYIRRYDMRNGMLHADCIGQSATCVNFTKDGQCTLVSSLDNRIRLLDKDTGELLGEYAGHQNSRYRVDSCMNNDDSHVVSGSEDGKIYFWDLVEGSMVTTIEKAGKDNVHSLSFHPKEVCLLSASEGTIKLWRSNSYPEDG